The following is a genomic window from bacterium.
TCCACGTCCTTGTATTTAAAGACAATCTCATTATCTAAGCGATAGGCTTTAATCTTTTTGCTCTTAATAAGTTCTAACATTTCTGCTCTACCGAGCTTTAACGTCTGCTGAACCTCGTTCCTTGTTAGATATTTTCCTGCCATTTTCCCTCGT
Proteins encoded in this region:
- a CDS encoding helix-turn-helix domain-containing protein; amino-acid sequence: MAGKYLTRNEVQQTLKLGRAEMLELIKSKKIKAYRLDNEIVFKYKDVEKLIAMIEPEKEVDTSKYS